In one Fusarium falciforme chromosome 5, complete sequence genomic region, the following are encoded:
- a CDS encoding VOC domain-containing protein: MDESRVQEALGQICWLEVPVRDFARAKKFYTEIFGWEVMDEPAKAVGDCVKSMHFFNKGKTLHGAFLELDEPYHVVNNIAERPAALPLMPTLCVVDCEETLKKVASAGGKTALPKTAIGGEMGYFARLIDTEENMIGIWSQK, encoded by the exons ATGGATGAGAGCCGTGTCCAG GAAGCCCTCGGCCAGATTTGCTGGCTTGAAGTACCCGTCCGAGACTTTGCCCGTGCCAAGAAGTTCTACACCGAAATTTTTGGCTGGGAGGTCATGGATGAGCCCGCAAAGGCCGTTGGTGATTGCGTCAAGAGCATGCACTTCTtcaacaagggcaagacTCTGCACGGGGCTTTTCTCGAGCTTGACGAACCCTACCATGTCGTCAACAACATCGCTGAACGCCCGGCCGCCTTGCCTCTGATGCCAACCCTCTGCGTCGTGGACTGCGAAGAGACACTGAAGAAGGTCGCCTCAGCCGGCGGCAAGACGGCCCT TCCCAAGACGGCCATCGGCGGAGAGATGGGATATTTCGCCCGGCTCATTGACACGGAAGAAAACATGATTGGCATCTGGTCTCAGAAATGA